One stretch of Nocardia mangyaensis DNA includes these proteins:
- a CDS encoding WXG100 family type VII secretion target, translating into MSTYNPSAYPIDKLTTPTSSDPVPDFVELIIAGNGVSLTYYANMIIKGVTGTDLIGTITNKLSGDWAALQQSAGAIRNLTEYNTAYHNSIDTAMSNVEDSWKGNAADSARDFFSELTAALDSQIDPMNEVADALDEFALASYGMANGIAGVVQYLGDLVIQLVVTWAAQVAAASSVVGAPAVAALKAVEAAILAFMALKVVQIISMIGNIVNGAEAMMGYLHAGGSAIQAAEVPELASSSYDHPGV; encoded by the coding sequence TTGAGCACCTACAACCCCAGTGCGTACCCGATCGACAAGCTGACCACTCCCACCAGCTCAGATCCCGTCCCGGACTTTGTTGAGCTCATCATCGCAGGAAACGGTGTCAGTCTGACATACTACGCGAATATGATCATCAAGGGAGTTACTGGAACCGATCTCATCGGAACCATTACCAACAAACTCTCCGGCGACTGGGCCGCTTTGCAGCAGTCAGCAGGCGCGATTCGAAACCTGACCGAATACAATACCGCGTACCACAATTCGATCGATACTGCGATGAGTAATGTCGAGGACTCGTGGAAGGGCAACGCGGCCGACAGCGCGCGCGATTTCTTTTCCGAATTGACGGCTGCTCTGGACAGTCAGATCGACCCGATGAACGAGGTCGCCGACGCGCTCGACGAATTCGCCCTCGCCTCGTACGGCATGGCGAACGGTATCGCTGGCGTAGTGCAATATCTCGGCGATCTCGTCATTCAGCTGGTCGTGACCTGGGCGGCACAGGTAGCTGCGGCGAGCAGTGTGGTCGGTGCCCCGGCGGTGGCCGCACTGAAGGCGGTCGAAGCAGCGATCCTCGCCTTCATGGCGCTGAAGGTGGTGCAAATCATCAGCATGATCGGAAACATCGTCAACGGCGCGGAGGCGATGATGGGCTACCTGCACGCCGGTGGATCGGCAATTCAGGCTGCGGAGGTCCCCGAATTGGCATCGTCCTCCTACGACCATCCCGGAGTGTGA
- a CDS encoding peptidylprolyl isomerase: MTKVNLETNYGPIVLELDDQAAPNTVANFVNYVNTGHYNGTVFHRVIPGFMVQGGGFEPGLKQKPTQAPIQNEATNGLKNDKYTVAMARTNDPHSATAQFFINVSDNAFLNHSAPQGQGWGYAVFGKVADGTEVVDKIAAVTTGSAGPHQDVPVDDVIIESATVA, encoded by the coding sequence ATGACCAAGGTGAATCTCGAAACCAACTACGGACCGATCGTGCTCGAGTTGGACGACCAGGCCGCGCCGAACACGGTCGCCAACTTCGTGAACTACGTGAACACCGGCCACTACAACGGCACCGTGTTCCACCGCGTCATCCCCGGTTTCATGGTGCAGGGCGGCGGGTTCGAGCCCGGCCTGAAGCAGAAGCCCACCCAGGCGCCGATCCAGAACGAGGCCACCAACGGCCTGAAGAACGACAAGTACACCGTCGCGATGGCCCGCACCAACGACCCGCACTCGGCCACCGCCCAGTTCTTCATCAACGTCTCCGACAACGCCTTCCTCAACCACTCGGCCCCCCAGGGCCAGGGCTGGGGCTACGCGGTGTTCGGCAAGGTCGCCGATGGCACCGAGGTCGTCGACAAGATCGCCGCCGTCACCACCGGCAGCGCGGGCCCCCACCAGGATGTCCCCGTCGACGACGTCATCATCGAATCCGCCACCGTGGCTTAA
- a CDS encoding arabinosyltransferase domain-containing protein translates to MPDAVAVLPKPPAEPVAAAKDFRIARWIAIIAGILGAVFAVATPFLPVNQTTAELSWPQNGSLGNIDAPLMSQVPIDLNATIPCAAVAQLPEQGGMLLATAPPQGDRAALEALFVRVSDTSVDVVDRNAVVASADRAAMDQCSVIVISSDHDRTTAEFQGMTREIERPIEGQPGAVETVRVPVAGELGGDLRPQVVGVFTDLRGDVPEGLSLTSTIDSRFTSSPSVIKLIAIIAAVLCTLLALGALARLDGSDGRGHRRFLPRNWLRPTGADGAVIGTLLVWHFVGANTSDDGYILSMVRVAPEAGYMANYFRWYGVPEAPFGWYYHVIQVFAEVSTASAWVRLPALFCAILCWMVISREVVPRLGNAVKRSQVALWTGGLVFLAFWLPFDNGLRSEPIVALGALLTWVSIERAIATGRLLPAGIAVLIAAFTLAAAPTGLMCVAALLAGIRPLVRIVVRRHRQFGTVALLAPIASAGLLVLVVVFGDQTFAGIQEANRVRQATGPNLAWYEDYLRYYYMFVETVDGSLARRFAFLVMLLCLFTTLLVLLRRRQVPGIASGPTWRLMGVVFGTIFFMMFNPTKWTHHFGAYAGIAGALAAVTAVAVSQSALRSRKNRAIFLAGLLFVLALSFSGINGYWYVSSYGVPWFDKVISVRGIHSNTVMLILFGVALALVGWYALREDYVKPVPSVRTARGRRIRKFAAIPLTVVVGLMVALEVASMVKGATQQYPAYSLARSNIEALGGNACGLANEVLVEPDPNSGRLDPIIDPARPFDDPNDPLAGRGSAGFSPNGVPGDLSADAVEVKPGTGNTSNQSVGAAFAEGESAGTGGGEGALGVNGSTVALPFGLDPAQTPVLGSYQEGVQQPANLQSAWYGLPERSADSPLVVISAAGRIHSKTDTGNDTYGQLLLVEYGTRDPDGSVTPLGSYLPRDIGPFPSWRNLRVPLADLPAEADAVRIVANDPILIGDQWLAFTPPRVPKLQTLDTFIGRDQPVLLDWAVGLQFPCQRPFSHRNGVAEVPNYRILPDRPLAISSTDTWQAQEFGGPLGFTQMLASRVTIPTYLKDDWARDWGSLERYDQYYDAEPAQLTTGTETRGGLWSPGRLRVF, encoded by the coding sequence GTGCCAGACGCCGTAGCTGTTCTCCCCAAGCCACCCGCAGAACCGGTGGCTGCCGCGAAGGACTTCCGGATCGCGCGATGGATCGCGATCATCGCCGGAATCCTCGGCGCCGTGTTCGCGGTGGCCACACCGTTTCTCCCGGTCAATCAGACCACCGCGGAACTGAGCTGGCCGCAGAACGGCAGCCTCGGCAACATCGATGCGCCGCTGATGTCGCAGGTGCCGATCGATCTGAACGCGACGATCCCCTGCGCCGCGGTCGCGCAGTTGCCCGAGCAGGGCGGCATGCTGTTGGCGACCGCGCCGCCACAGGGTGATCGCGCGGCGCTGGAGGCGCTGTTCGTCCGCGTCTCCGACACCTCGGTCGACGTGGTCGACCGCAACGCGGTGGTCGCCTCGGCGGATCGCGCGGCGATGGATCAGTGCTCGGTGATCGTGATCAGCTCCGACCACGACCGCACGACGGCCGAGTTCCAGGGCATGACCAGGGAGATCGAGCGTCCGATCGAGGGTCAGCCGGGTGCGGTCGAAACCGTGCGGGTCCCGGTGGCGGGCGAGCTCGGTGGTGACCTGCGCCCGCAGGTCGTCGGCGTGTTCACCGATCTGCGCGGTGACGTGCCCGAGGGTCTGTCGCTGACCTCGACGATCGACTCGCGATTCACCTCCAGCCCCTCGGTGATCAAGCTGATCGCGATCATCGCGGCCGTGCTGTGCACACTGCTCGCGCTCGGCGCGCTGGCCCGGCTCGACGGCAGCGACGGGCGTGGGCACCGCCGGTTCCTGCCGAGGAACTGGTTGCGGCCCACCGGAGCCGACGGCGCGGTGATCGGCACGCTGCTGGTGTGGCACTTCGTCGGCGCGAACACCTCCGACGACGGCTACATCCTCTCGATGGTGCGGGTGGCCCCCGAGGCGGGCTACATGGCCAACTACTTCCGCTGGTATGGCGTGCCGGAGGCGCCGTTCGGCTGGTACTACCACGTCATCCAGGTGTTCGCCGAGGTCTCCACGGCCAGTGCGTGGGTGCGTCTGCCCGCCCTGTTCTGCGCGATCCTGTGCTGGATGGTGATCAGCCGCGAGGTGGTGCCGCGCCTCGGCAACGCCGTCAAGCGCAGCCAGGTGGCGCTGTGGACCGGTGGCCTGGTGTTCCTCGCCTTCTGGCTGCCGTTCGACAACGGCCTGCGCTCGGAGCCGATCGTCGCCCTCGGCGCGCTGCTGACCTGGGTCTCGATCGAACGCGCCATCGCCACCGGCAGGCTGCTGCCCGCGGGCATCGCGGTCCTGATCGCGGCCTTCACCCTGGCCGCGGCACCCACCGGCCTGATGTGTGTCGCCGCGCTGCTGGCCGGTATCCGGCCGCTGGTGCGGATCGTGGTGCGGCGTCATCGCCAGTTCGGCACCGTGGCACTGCTCGCGCCGATCGCCTCGGCGGGCCTGCTGGTCCTTGTCGTGGTCTTCGGCGACCAGACTTTCGCCGGCATCCAGGAGGCCAACCGGGTTCGTCAGGCCACCGGCCCGAATCTGGCCTGGTACGAGGACTACCTGCGCTACTACTACATGTTCGTCGAGACCGTCGACGGCTCACTGGCCCGCCGCTTCGCCTTCCTGGTGATGCTGCTGTGCCTGTTCACCACGCTGCTGGTGCTGCTGCGCCGCCGTCAGGTGCCCGGTATCGCCTCGGGTCCGACCTGGCGGTTGATGGGCGTGGTCTTCGGAACGATCTTCTTCATGATGTTCAATCCGACGAAGTGGACCCACCACTTCGGCGCGTACGCGGGCATCGCCGGTGCGCTCGCCGCGGTGACGGCGGTGGCCGTCTCCCAGAGCGCGCTGCGCTCACGCAAGAACCGAGCGATCTTCCTGGCCGGACTGTTGTTCGTGCTCGCCCTGTCGTTCTCCGGGATCAACGGCTACTGGTACGTCTCGAGCTACGGCGTGCCGTGGTTCGACAAAGTCATCTCGGTGCGCGGTATCCACTCCAACACGGTGATGCTGATCCTGTTCGGCGTGGCATTGGCCCTGGTCGGCTGGTACGCGCTGCGCGAGGACTATGTGAAACCGGTGCCGTCGGTGCGGACCGCGCGCGGTAGGCGCATCCGCAAGTTCGCCGCCATTCCGCTGACGGTCGTCGTCGGGCTGATGGTGGCGCTCGAGGTGGCCTCGATGGTCAAGGGCGCGACCCAGCAGTACCCCGCGTACTCGCTGGCCCGCTCCAATATCGAGGCGCTCGGCGGCAACGCGTGTGGCCTGGCCAACGAGGTGCTGGTCGAGCCCGATCCCAACAGCGGCAGGCTGGACCCGATCATCGACCCGGCCCGCCCGTTCGACGACCCGAACGATCCGCTGGCCGGTCGCGGCTCGGCGGGCTTCAGCCCCAACGGGGTGCCGGGCGACCTGTCCGCCGACGCGGTGGAGGTGAAGCCGGGTACCGGCAACACCAGCAACCAGTCGGTCGGTGCCGCCTTCGCCGAGGGCGAGAGCGCGGGCACCGGCGGTGGTGAGGGCGCGCTCGGCGTCAACGGGTCGACCGTGGCCCTGCCATTCGGCCTCGATCCGGCGCAGACGCCGGTGCTCGGCTCCTACCAGGAGGGCGTGCAGCAGCCCGCGAACCTGCAGTCGGCCTGGTACGGACTGCCGGAGCGCTCGGCGGACTCGCCGCTGGTCGTGATCAGCGCGGCGGGCCGCATCCACTCCAAGACCGACACCGGCAACGACACCTACGGTCAGCTGCTGCTGGTCGAGTACGGCACCCGTGATCCCGACGGCAGCGTCACCCCCCTGGGTAGCTACCTGCCCCGCGACATCGGCCCGTTCCCGTCGTGGCGCAACCTGCGCGTGCCGCTGGCCGACCTCCCCGCCGAGGCCGACGCGGTGCGCATCGTGGCCAACGACCCGATCCTGATCGGTGACCAGTGGCTGGCGTTCACCCCGCCGCGGGTGCCGAAGCTGCAGACGCTCGACACCTTCATCGGTCGCGACCAGCCGGTGCTGCTGGACTGGGCCGTCGGCCTGCAGTTCCCGTGCCAGCGTCCGTTCTCGCATCGCAACGGTGTCGCCGAGGTGCCGAACTACCGCATTCTGCCGGACCGCCCGCTGGCGATCTCGTCCACCGACACGTGGCAGGCCCAGGAGTTCGGCGGCCCGCTCGGCTTCACCCAGATGCTGGCGAGCCGGGTCACCATCCCGACCTACCTGAAGGATGACTGGGCTCGCGACTGGGGTTCGCTGGAACGCTACGACCAGTACTACGACGCCGAGCCCGCCCAGCTCACGACCGGGACCGAGACGCGCGGCGGTCTGTGGAGCCCGGGGCGCCTGCGGGTGTTCTGA
- a CDS encoding arabinosyltransferase domain-containing protein, with translation MRPDRSERAFNRYRLIALLCGLLGFVLALLAPLLPVRQDRASLEWPQPGATSVEAPLVSYVPQQLDAQLPCSMLSGLPGAEDAQTTTLLTTIPVESGQTARGLSVTARDGVLAVQARDVPMLSAPIAEIADCERIDIVSTIEATTVEFVGTTREDGTPFRNTVTVDKRPQIVGVFTDLDEAALTGARLHADIDSRFTSTPTPWKLAAMIAAAVFTVIALIALHLLDTSDGRRARRFLPRHWWRVTPTDGVVVGTLLLWHVIGANTSDDGYILNMARASGPSGYMANYYRWFGVPEAPFGWSYELLAWMTKISDASPWMRLPALLAGLVCWAVISREVLPRLGARVRRDKVALWTAGLVFLAFWLPYDNGLRPEPLIAAGALLTWCAIERAIATGRLLPAALAILIAAFSLAAGPTGLICIAALIAGTRPVMQIIIKRAQGVLPRQIAADRAGFGETDIASGANRPAGKGVAAATDSESETADLAGTAAAGQRRSLGSTIFRYAALLAPGLAAGTLVLIVVFADQTLATVMEATRVRTLVGPNVAWFDERTRWDSLFMLSPDGSLARRFGVLVMVLCLLVCILQVLRKGRIPGTSRGPSVRILGVVFAAMLLMMWTPTKWTHHFGVYAGLAGSLAALAAVAVGVNGIRAPRNRALFAAAVLFLLAMTFTGSNGWWYVSSYGVPFWDKAPLIAGKGVSTLFLALSVLALLLALYFHLRDPYRKPTRAPRFDRFATMPLTIAAALLVLFEVASMAKGAITQYPAYSIAKSNIEALRGNTCAMADDVLVETNTADSLLTPYDGAPGDGLAAESTGFTPNGVADDLTADADETVVGGANSVDNDSANKTTNTTGAGTGGGTSAESGINGSTVALPFGLDPARTPVLGSYQDGVQQQAGLTSQWYRVDLSDAVRDDPAYQALVVTAAGRIRYIDTDGVVHYGQELLLEYGTRAADGSVEVSGSIMPMDIGPAPSWRNLRVPIDQLPAGVDAVRLVAVDNDITQRQWLAVTPPRLPRLATLDAVVGRTDPVLLDWHVGLAFPCQRPFEHHDGVAEAPQWRILPDRVGSDASNAWQDDIGGGPLGWTGLLLRAETVPTYLDRDLGRDWGSLERFTPYESAPPAEISVSVIDQTGWAKEPGIRAK, from the coding sequence GTGCGACCGGACCGATCTGAACGAGCGTTCAACCGATACCGCCTGATCGCCCTGCTCTGTGGGCTGCTCGGGTTCGTGCTTGCCCTGTTGGCGCCGCTGTTGCCGGTGCGCCAGGACCGCGCGAGCCTGGAGTGGCCGCAGCCCGGCGCGACCAGTGTCGAGGCACCGCTGGTGTCGTATGTGCCGCAGCAGCTGGACGCCCAGCTGCCGTGTTCGATGCTGAGCGGGTTGCCCGGGGCCGAGGACGCGCAGACGACCACCCTGCTCACCACGATCCCGGTCGAGTCGGGGCAGACCGCGCGCGGTCTGAGCGTGACCGCGCGCGACGGGGTGCTCGCGGTGCAGGCGCGCGATGTGCCGATGCTGTCCGCGCCGATCGCCGAGATCGCCGACTGCGAGCGCATCGACATCGTCTCGACCATCGAGGCGACGACCGTCGAGTTCGTCGGCACCACCCGCGAGGACGGGACGCCGTTCCGCAACACCGTCACCGTGGACAAACGACCGCAGATCGTGGGCGTGTTCACCGACCTCGACGAGGCCGCGCTCACCGGCGCCCGGCTGCACGCCGACATCGACTCCCGGTTCACCTCGACGCCGACGCCGTGGAAGCTGGCGGCGATGATCGCGGCCGCGGTGTTCACGGTCATCGCGCTGATCGCGCTGCACCTGCTCGACACCTCCGACGGTCGCCGGGCCCGCCGGTTCCTGCCGCGGCACTGGTGGCGGGTCACCCCCACCGACGGTGTGGTGGTCGGCACGCTGCTGCTGTGGCATGTGATCGGCGCCAACACCTCCGATGACGGCTACATCCTGAACATGGCGCGCGCGTCGGGTCCGTCGGGCTACATGGCCAACTACTACCGCTGGTTCGGGGTGCCGGAGGCACCGTTCGGCTGGTCCTATGAACTGCTGGCCTGGATGACCAAGATCTCCGACGCCAGCCCGTGGATGCGCCTGCCCGCCCTGCTCGCCGGACTGGTCTGCTGGGCGGTGATCAGCCGGGAAGTGCTGCCGCGCCTCGGCGCTCGTGTGCGTCGCGACAAGGTGGCGCTGTGGACGGCCGGACTGGTGTTCCTCGCCTTCTGGCTGCCTTACGACAACGGCCTGCGCCCGGAACCACTGATCGCGGCGGGCGCGCTGCTCACCTGGTGCGCCATCGAGCGCGCCATCGCGACCGGACGACTGCTGCCCGCGGCGCTGGCGATTCTGATCGCCGCGTTCTCGCTGGCCGCCGGGCCGACCGGATTGATCTGTATCGCGGCGCTGATCGCCGGGACGCGCCCGGTCATGCAGATCATCATCAAGCGGGCACAGGGTGTGCTGCCACGCCAGATCGCCGCTGATCGAGCGGGATTCGGCGAGACGGATATCGCGTCCGGTGCGAATCGCCCAGCCGGGAAGGGCGTCGCGGCTGCCACAGACAGCGAATCCGAGACCGCCGACCTGGCCGGCACGGCCGCGGCTGGACAGCGACGCTCACTGGGCTCGACCATCTTCCGGTACGCCGCCCTGCTCGCCCCCGGTCTCGCCGCGGGCACGCTGGTGCTGATTGTCGTCTTCGCCGATCAGACCCTCGCCACCGTCATGGAGGCCACCCGCGTCCGCACCCTGGTCGGCCCCAACGTCGCCTGGTTCGACGAACGCACCCGCTGGGACTCGCTGTTCATGCTCTCCCCCGACGGCTCGCTCGCGCGCCGCTTCGGCGTGCTGGTGATGGTGCTGTGCCTGCTCGTGTGCATCCTGCAGGTCCTGCGCAAGGGCCGGATTCCGGGCACCTCGCGCGGCCCGTCGGTGCGCATCCTCGGCGTCGTGTTCGCGGCGATGCTGCTGATGATGTGGACGCCGACCAAGTGGACCCACCACTTCGGCGTCTACGCGGGCCTGGCGGGCTCGCTGGCGGCCCTGGCGGCGGTCGCGGTGGGCGTCAACGGTATTCGCGCACCACGCAATCGAGCGCTGTTCGCCGCGGCGGTGCTGTTCCTGCTGGCGATGACCTTCACCGGCTCCAACGGCTGGTGGTACGTCTCCAGCTACGGCGTGCCGTTCTGGGACAAGGCGCCGCTGATCGCCGGGAAGGGCGTGTCGACGCTGTTCCTCGCACTCAGCGTGCTCGCCCTGCTGCTCGCGCTCTACTTCCATCTGCGCGACCCCTATCGAAAGCCCACCCGCGCACCACGTTTCGACCGGTTCGCGACCATGCCGTTGACCATCGCGGCGGCGCTGCTCGTGCTGTTCGAGGTGGCGTCGATGGCCAAGGGCGCCATCACCCAGTACCCGGCCTACTCGATCGCGAAGTCGAACATCGAGGCGCTGCGCGGCAACACCTGTGCCATGGCCGATGACGTGCTGGTGGAGACGAATACGGCCGATTCCCTGCTCACCCCGTACGACGGTGCGCCCGGCGACGGGCTGGCCGCCGAATCCACCGGCTTCACCCCGAACGGCGTGGCCGACGATCTGACCGCCGACGCCGACGAAACCGTGGTCGGCGGGGCCAATTCGGTCGACAACGACTCGGCCAACAAGACCACCAACACCACCGGCGCGGGCACCGGCGGCGGTACCAGCGCCGAATCGGGCATCAACGGCAGCACCGTGGCGCTGCCGTTCGGTCTCGACCCCGCCCGCACGCCCGTCCTCGGCTCCTACCAGGACGGTGTGCAGCAGCAGGCCGGGCTGACTTCACAGTGGTACCGCGTCGACCTGTCCGACGCCGTGCGCGACGACCCGGCCTATCAGGCGCTGGTGGTCACCGCGGCGGGCCGCATCCGCTACATCGACACCGACGGCGTCGTGCACTACGGCCAGGAACTGCTGCTGGAATACGGCACCAGGGCCGCCGACGGCAGCGTCGAGGTGTCCGGGTCGATCATGCCGATGGACATCGGGCCCGCGCCGTCGTGGCGCAACCTGCGAGTGCCGATCGATCAGCTGCCCGCGGGCGTCGACGCGGTGCGCCTGGTCGCCGTCGACAACGACATCACCCAGCGGCAGTGGCTGGCGGTGACCCCGCCGCGGCTGCCGAGGCTGGCCACCCTCGACGCGGTCGTCGGCCGCACCGATCCGGTGCTGCTGGACTGGCACGTCGGCCTCGCCTTCCCCTGCCAGCGTCCGTTCGAGCACCACGACGGGGTCGCCGAGGCACCGCAGTGGCGGATTCTGCCCGACCGCGTCGGCTCCGACGCGTCCAACGCCTGGCAGGACGACATCGGCGGCGGCCCGCTCGGGTGGACAGGTCTGCTGTTGCGGGCCGAGACTGTCCCCACCTATCTCGATCGTGATCTCGGCCGGGACTGGGGCTCGCTGGAGCGCTTCACGCCCTACGAGTCCGCGCCGCCCGCGGAGATCTCGGTGAGTGTGATCGATCAGACAGGATGGGCGAAAGAGCCTGGCATACGGGCGAAGTAG
- a CDS encoding arabinofuranosyltransferase codes for MTTNEQVRPGRRIGAGVAEAAVGALVALVVTVVGLYAFSAVQWPAFNSSHVTRALTTVGQFVAVALLAVAVALIRLRKWPVVAKLASWVGISGFVTVTLGMPLAATKLYLFGISVDQEFRTQYLTRLTDSAALRDMNYVDMPPFYPAGWFWLGGRVGNVLGMDGWEVFKPYSIGLLAVAAVVALVLWTQLVRADLAVGAAAAVTAMTLAYASPEAYGAVLVLFIPPVLILAWGALHRPSGRGGWGAVLGTGLFLGVAACFYTLYLAIAAFTVVLMAVLAAVLAVYARRTADRRASRSASARARKTAAISENGDSATAASADAADDRSESTDASAFAGTSSATTGAPSGPAGAVVTATEAPRTDSAPWRAAIASLTRLVAIGAISGVLALVVWAPYLLEMVSGAEIPSGSAFHYLPEAGAQLAFPMLEFSLRGGLCLIGVLWLVVRAGSSRRAQALGIGVVAIYLWTLLSMTATAAGTTLLSFRLEPVLLALLAAAGVFGFVEGGRAVYQALNEPAPLRTTAAVVAVLGALAFAQSIPTVLTHEIDTAYTDTVPTDVPDADGTYGERADQRKPSAVAYYHEVDEAILAHTGHPQSETVVLTADTSFLAYYPYFGFQALTSHYANPLADFKGRADTIAAWSELDSSPALLDALSAAPWRAPDAFLFRRDGDNYTLRLAEDVYPNDPNVKRYTVTFPAALFTDPAFTTTDIGPFTLITVRR; via the coding sequence ATGACGACCAACGAACAGGTGCGGCCGGGGCGCAGGATCGGGGCGGGGGTCGCGGAGGCGGCCGTCGGTGCGCTGGTGGCGCTGGTGGTCACCGTGGTCGGGCTGTACGCGTTCTCGGCGGTGCAGTGGCCTGCGTTCAACTCCTCCCATGTGACTCGGGCGCTGACGACCGTCGGTCAGTTCGTCGCGGTGGCGCTGCTGGCGGTCGCGGTGGCGTTGATCCGGCTGCGGAAGTGGCCGGTGGTGGCGAAACTGGCGTCCTGGGTGGGGATTTCGGGCTTCGTTACGGTGACGCTGGGGATGCCGCTGGCCGCGACCAAGCTGTACCTGTTCGGCATCTCGGTGGATCAGGAGTTCCGGACCCAGTACCTGACGCGCCTCACCGACAGCGCCGCGCTGCGCGACATGAACTACGTGGACATGCCCCCGTTCTATCCGGCCGGATGGTTCTGGCTCGGCGGGCGCGTGGGCAACGTGCTCGGCATGGACGGCTGGGAAGTGTTCAAGCCGTACTCGATCGGGCTGCTCGCGGTGGCGGCGGTGGTGGCGCTGGTGCTGTGGACACAGCTGGTGCGCGCCGATCTGGCGGTGGGCGCCGCCGCCGCGGTGACGGCGATGACGCTGGCCTACGCCTCGCCCGAAGCCTATGGCGCGGTGCTGGTGCTGTTCATTCCGCCGGTGTTGATCCTGGCCTGGGGCGCCCTGCACCGCCCGTCGGGGCGCGGCGGTTGGGGCGCGGTGCTCGGGACCGGACTGTTCCTCGGCGTCGCGGCCTGCTTCTACACGCTGTATCTCGCGATCGCGGCCTTCACCGTGGTGTTGATGGCGGTGCTGGCGGCGGTGCTGGCCGTCTACGCGCGGCGCACGGCCGACCGACGAGCCTCGCGTTCGGCCTCGGCCAGGGCGCGCAAGACCGCCGCGATCAGCGAGAACGGGGACAGTGCCACGGCGGCTTCGGCTGACGCGGCGGACGACCGGTCCGAGTCCACGGACGCATCCGCCTTCGCGGGCACATCATCCGCCACGACGGGTGCACCATCCGGCCCGGCGGGCGCGGTCGTGACGGCCACGGAGGCACCGCGGACCGACTCGGCGCCGTGGCGGGCAGCGATCGCATCGTTGACCCGCCTCGTGGCGATCGGCGCGATCTCGGGAGTGCTGGCGCTGGTGGTGTGGGCGCCGTATCTGCTGGAGATGGTGTCCGGGGCCGAGATTCCGTCCGGTAGCGCGTTTCACTATCTGCCCGAAGCCGGTGCGCAGCTGGCCTTCCCGATGCTGGAGTTCTCCCTGCGCGGCGGGCTGTGCCTGATCGGCGTGCTGTGGCTGGTCGTGCGCGCCGGGTCCTCGCGCCGGGCGCAGGCGCTGGGGATCGGGGTCGTGGCGATCTACCTGTGGACCCTGCTGTCGATGACCGCGACCGCGGCCGGCACCACGCTGCTGTCGTTCCGGCTGGAGCCGGTGCTGCTCGCCCTCCTCGCCGCGGCGGGCGTCTTCGGCTTCGTCGAGGGTGGACGCGCGGTCTATCAGGCACTGAACGAGCCCGCCCCGCTGCGCACCACGGCCGCGGTGGTGGCCGTGCTCGGCGCGCTGGCCTTCGCGCAGTCGATTCCCACCGTGCTCACCCACGAGATCGACACCGCCTACACCGACACCGTGCCCACCGACGTCCCCGATGCCGACGGCACCTACGGCGAGCGCGCCGACCAGCGCAAGCCCTCCGCAGTCGCCTATTACCACGAGGTCGACGAAGCCATCCTGGCCCACACCGGCCATCCACAAAGCGAAACCGTCGTCCTGACCGCCGACACCAGCTTCCTCGCCTACTACCCCTACTTCGGTTTCCAGGCCCTCACCTCGCACTACGCGAATCCCCTTGCCGACTTCAAGGGCCGTGCCGACACCATCGCCGCCTGGAGCGAACTCGACTCCTCCCCCGCCCTCCTCGACGCCCTGTCCGCCGCCCCGTGGCGCGCCCCCGACGCCTTCCTCTTCCGCCGCGACGGCGACAACTACACCCTGCGCCTCGCCGAAGACGTCTACCCCAACGACCCCAACGTCAAGCGCTACACCGTCACCTTCCCCGCCGCCCTCTTCACCGATCCGGCCTTCACCACCACCGACATCGGCCCCTTCACCCTGATCACCGTCCGCCGCTGA
- a CDS encoding decaprenylphospho-beta-D-erythro-pentofuranosid-2-ulose 2-reductase, which produces MINAVGNPQTILLFGGTSEIGLAICAEYLRKSPARIILANLPGDPLLDNAVTELKAAGATQVEVIDFDALDTDSHPKVVDAAFAAGDVDVAIVAFGVLGDAEQLWQDQRKAVMTVGINYTAGVSVGVLVGDKFKAQGHGRFIVMSSVAGERVRRSNFVYGSTKAGLDGFYLGLGEALRPHGPRVTVVRPMQVRTSATKAHWEATGTKEAPLTVDPADVARLAVNASQKGTEIVWTPGEARFLMSALRHVPRPIFRKLPI; this is translated from the coding sequence GTGATCAACGCAGTTGGCAACCCGCAGACCATCCTGCTGTTCGGCGGCACCTCCGAGATCGGGCTGGCGATCTGCGCCGAGTACCTGCGCAAGAGCCCGGCCCGGATCATCCTGGCGAACCTGCCCGGCGATCCGCTGCTCGACAACGCCGTCACCGAGTTGAAGGCGGCCGGGGCGACCCAGGTCGAGGTCATCGACTTCGACGCGCTCGACACCGACTCCCACCCCAAGGTCGTCGACGCGGCGTTCGCCGCCGGTGACGTCGACGTCGCCATCGTCGCCTTCGGCGTGCTCGGCGATGCCGAACAGCTGTGGCAGGACCAGCGCAAGGCGGTCATGACCGTCGGCATCAACTACACCGCCGGTGTGTCGGTGGGCGTGCTGGTCGGCGACAAGTTCAAGGCGCAGGGCCACGGCCGGTTCATCGTGATGTCCTCGGTGGCCGGTGAGCGCGTGCGCCGCTCCAACTTCGTCTACGGCTCCACCAAGGCCGGCCTCGACGGCTTCTATCTCGGTCTCGGCGAGGCCTTGCGCCCGCACGGCCCCCGCGTGACCGTGGTGCGCCCGATGCAGGTCCGCACCTCGGCGACCAAGGCGCACTGGGAGGCCACCGGTACCAAGGAAGCTCCCCTCACCGTCGACCCCGCCGACGTCGCCCGCCTGGCGGTCAACGCCTCGCAGAAGGGCACCGAGATCGTGTGGACCCCGGGCGAGGCCCGCTTCCTGATGTCGGCCCTGCGCCACGTCCCCCGCCCGATCTTCCGCAAGCTGCCCATCTAG